The Anaerolineales bacterium region AACTCCCTGCCTTCATACCCGCCGGCGACGCAATCAGCCTGGAGGGCAACTCGATCCTCTACCTGGCTTCCAAGTACCTCATCTTTGGGCAGTGGCTACCCGCCCCCGAGAGCTACGGCGGCCTGCACCCCATCGTGTATTGGCTGCGCTACATCTTCACTGGCCAACCCACTCCCCTCGGCGGCATGGATGTATTCCTGCATCCGGTGGCGTGGGCTGGATGGGCGGGTTTGCTGGTCACCGCCTTCAACCTGGTGCCCGCCGGGCAACTGGATGGCGGGCACATTCTGTACGCACTAATGGGCAAGCGCATGCGTGTGCTGTGGCCGTTCATTCTCGCCGGCCTGGCCATTCTCGGATTCTTTTATTCCGGCTGGTGGATCTGGGTGTTCCTGATCTTCTATATGGGCCGCACCAACGCCGAACCGCGCGATGACGTTACTCTGCTAGATACGGGCCGCAAGATTCTTGCATGGATTGGGATCCTCATAATGATCCTGGTATTCACGCCGATCCCCCTGCGTCTGATCCAAGGGCCGTTTGGCGGGCCTTGATCAAGGCCGCGCTTCTACTATCACCTGTACATCCGCAATTTCCGCACCCAAGCTGTAGACCCAGAAGTCAAAGCCTGTTTCGCCGTTGCTATTCTCCCAGCGCCGTACGCCCACTGGCTGGCCCGCGGCATCATACGCCACAGCCATCACCCATAGGCTGCTGGCCTGGCCGGCCAAACTTACCTGGCCTTGCACCCGGACTGCGGCAGGGTCCTCTGCGCTGGCGCTCCAGCCAAAATCTACGCTGTCTATACGCACATACAACGCTTCGTCGCTCTGTACCCAAAAAGCAGAAGTGACCTCTGCCTGGGCGCTGGCCCAATTGGCCGGTGGGCTGGCGCTGTAGGCCACCAACGGCATCGCCGCGCCAATGGGCAGTAAGTTGAGCGGGGGTACAGCTTCAATAAGCGCCATTTCGGCGCCATCGGCGCTGAGCAAGCGCACAAAACCGGTCACGTTCTCCATGGGCTGCTCGCCATCGTTGACCACCAGCACCAGGCACCACAATTCGCCAGCCGCAGTGGAATAGCACCGCGGCGGATGCATGCTGGCGGGCACAGGCGTGATCTGCGGCACTGGGGTAGTGGACGCCCCTGCGCCGGAGGGCACCAGTAGTTGGGCGCCTGGCGACAGGGCCTGCGGATTGATGCCCGGATTGGCCGCCAGTAAAGCATTGAGCGTGATGTTGAAACGCGCCGCGATCGCAAACAAGGTGTCATTCTGCACAACCGTATACATATGCGGGGTAGGCGTAGGCAGCTCGAACTCTAGTGTTACCTCTCCCGGGGTGGCCGTTGCGGTGGCAAGCGAATATTCAGTGATCTCAGCAGAGGGCTGGGGAGTGCTTTCCTGCGCCGCGCCTGTACAAGCTGCCAATAAAAGCGAGAAAACAAGCACCAAAGCTGCAATGATAGGGCGTTGCACGGAAAAAATTATATCAACCGGGCTTTCTTGTCCGCCGTGAGGCCGTGTGCTAGACTCACGCCCAATGGCGCTTACCAAGGACCAGATGCTGCAAGAGGCGGTTGAAGCCGGGCAATCCGGCGATTCAGCCCGT contains the following coding sequences:
- a CDS encoding LysM peptidoglycan-binding domain-containing protein, with product MQRPIIAALVLVFSLLLAACTGAAQESTPQPSAEITEYSLATATATPGEVTLEFELPTPTPHMYTVVQNDTLFAIAARFNITLNALLAANPGINPQALSPGAQLLVPSGAGASTTPVPQITPVPASMHPPRCYSTAAGELWCLVLVVNDGEQPMENVTGFVRLLSADGAEMALIEAVPPLNLLPIGAAMPLVAYSASPPANWASAQAEVTSAFWVQSDEALYVRIDSVDFGWSASAEDPAAVRVQGQVSLAGQASSLWVMAVAYDAAGQPVGVRRWENSNGETGFDFWVYSLGAEIADVQVIVEARP